A stretch of Lactuca sativa cultivar Salinas chromosome 6, Lsat_Salinas_v11, whole genome shotgun sequence DNA encodes these proteins:
- the LOC111901089 gene encoding uncharacterized protein LOC111901089, translating to MAVESEEVHHESSEEYDSEEYEDDEEVLDTEHIYVEMEEDDFKTQCKERCKDAFLNFSSDYEDNEADEDNDLVDEDEEGFGSEEEIDDTSGANDLDLGDAVGAGFPIHDPSVKWNKMKPLLGERYESPHQLQQCLTNYAIKSGYNIKFAKCDTVRLTAKCGSKMKSQPCPFRVHASWMTQERSFQIKTLVDEHKCVRNFNISNLLSPRWLARHFLKELIMKPNLKCKEMQSIIRTKFHCGVSWSKDYRTRCRAMTIIDGKLTEHYARVWDYCHELLRSNPGSTVQVGVTEGWKIGCRRVIGLDGSFLKGTCKGELLTTIGRDANNQVYPIAWAVVNIENKANWKWFLELLTEDLNLLDGGGFTVISDQHKGLLEATKEILPNVEHRQCARHIYANFRKTYSGVEFKNMFWAASLSTVESEFLRKMDDIKEVNPNAYEHLIARDPHTWCKTYFRTDVACEAVENGIADCFNVIILDARKKPLLAMFEEIRLYMMDRFYHMLQKAEKWELVVCPAAIKK from the exons ATGGCTGTCGAATCAGAAGAAGTTCACCATGAGTCATCTGAAGAATACGACTCTGAAGAATACGAAGATGATGAGGAGGTGCTCGATACTGAGCACATATATGTGGAAATGGAAGAAGATGATTTCAAGACACAGTGTAAAGAGAGATGCAAGGATGCTTTCCTTAACTTCAGTTCTGATTATGAAGATAATGAAGCCGATGAAGACAATGACTtagttgatgaagatgaagaagggtTTGGTTCAGAAGAGGAAATCGATGACACATCAGGGGCTAATGATCTTGATTTGGGAGATGCGGTTGGTGCAGGCTTCCCCATTCACGACCCATCAGTTAAGTGGAATAAGATGAAGCCCCTTCTTGGTGAAAGGTATGAATCACCACATCAGTTGCAACAATGTCTCACTAATTATGCTATTAAGTCAGGTTATAACATTAAATTTGCGAAGTGTGACACTGTGAGATTAACTGCCAAATGTGGTTCTAAGATGAAGTCTCAACCCTGCCCATTCAGAGTTCATGCTTCCTGGATGACTCAAGAAAGGTCTTTTCAGATTAAAACCTTAGTCGATGAGCACAAATGTGTTAGAAATTTCAATATTTCAAATTTACTGAGTCCCAGATGGCTAGCAAGACACTTTTTGAAGGAGTTGATAATGAAACCTAACTTGAAGTGTAAGGAGATGCAATCAATAATTAGGACCAAATTTCATTGTGGTGTGTCTTGGTCTAAGGATTACAGAACAAGGTGTAGAGCAATGACCATTATAGATGGTAAACTCACAGAACATTATGCTAGGGTGTGGGACTATTGCCATGAGTTACTAAGGTCAAATCCTGGTAGCACTGTCCAAGTTGGTGTCACT GAAGGTTGGAAAATAGGGTGTCGTAGGGTAATTGGTCTAGATGGATCTTTCTTGAAAGGGACATGTAAAGGAGAATTACTCACAACAATAGGGAGGGATGCAAACAACCAAGTTTATCCAATTGCCTGGGCAGTTGTTAACATTGAAAACAAAGCTAATTGGAAATGGTTTCTGGAACTGCTCACAGAGGATCTTAATCTGCTAGATGGAGGAGGGTTTACTGTAATTTCTGATCAACATAAG GGATTGCTTGAAGCAACCAAGGAAATCCTACCAAATGTGGAGCATAGACAGTGTGCAAGACACATATATGCTAACTTTAGGAAGACCTATTCTGGAGTGGAGTTCAAGAATATGTTCTGGGCAGCTTCCTTATCAACTGTAGAAAGTGAATTTCTGAGGAAAATGGATGATATAAAAGAGGTTAATCCAAATGCTTATGAACATTTGATCGCAAGAGATCCTCACACATGGTGCAAGACATATTTTAGGACTGATGTAGCATGTGAGGCAGTTGAAAATGGCATTGCAGATTGCTTCAACGTCATCATATTGGATGCTAGAAAGAAACCCCTTCTAGCAATGTTTGAAGAAATTAGGTTGTACATGATGGATAGGTTCTACCATATGTTACAAAAGGCAGAAAAGTGGGAATTAGTGGTTTGTCCAGCTGCTATAAAAAAATGA
- the LOC128126653 gene encoding uncharacterized protein LOC128126653: MDEEDCGYFRWIDPPLLNKWYKERMYELGVVANGGVAIPFNNPVNEGEIPVNGPIAAVNVDVPIAPVNALEPDNQIAMRDNTHVPSNEFGFCKWMMVCFVCFIVGMMYA; encoded by the exons ATG GATGAAGAGGACTGTGGGTATTTTCGTTGGATTGACCCACCACTATTGAATAAGTGGTATAAAGAAAGAATGTATGAGTTAGGAGTTGTTGCTAATGGGGGTGTAGCTATTCCTTTCAATAACCCTGTTAATGAAGGTGAAATACCTGTTAATGGCCCTATTGCCGCTGTGAATGTTGATGTCCCTATTGCCCCTGTGAATGCTCTTGAACCTGATAATCAAATTGCAATGCGTGACAATACACATGTGCCTAGTAATGAATTTGGATTCTGCAAGTGGATGAtggtttgtttcgtttgtttcaTTGTAGGGATGATGTATGCTTAG
- the LOC122194620 gene encoding uncharacterized protein LOC122194620, which translates to MGEMSDSMSLSSGDFPPPPSSAIEAKRSAKRRKRIVYEDEDEDEEEVNQVSLPPNSNDEELNNDDDGDDEEVRQDTKTIGNVVRVSGEGESKRNHFKGFEADGVSYELEDTVLVSPEELNIYMKPSVTIIKDISETVDGRIMVNGRKFYRPEFAEEENGGKWESRGERELFYSFEEIEFAAESVMHKCRVHFVPPNKTIPNVREYPGFFVEKAYDAKSKRLCGILDVGHGDSRQLELFVLVQKTIDRIPNWPIKS; encoded by the exons ATGGGGGAGATGAGCGACAGCATGTCTCTGAGCTCCGGCGACTTTCCGCCTCCACCATCATCGGCGATCGAAGCTAAGAGATCAGCGAAGAGAAGGAAAAGGATCGTTTacgaagacgaagacgaagacgaagaagaagTAAACCAAGTTTCATTGCCGCCGAACAGCAACGACGAAGAATTAAACAACGACGACGACGGAGATGATGAAGAAGTTAGACAGGACACGAAGACAATCGGAAATGTCGTTAGGGTTTCTGGTGAAGGAGAATCGAAAAGGAACCATTTCAAAGGGTTCGAAGCTGATGGCGTCTCTTACGAACTC GAAGATACTGTTCTTGTAAGTCCGGAAGAACTTAACATCTACATGAAGCCCTCCGTAACTATAATTAAG GATATCAGTGAAACTGTAGATGGGAGGATTATGGTGAATGGGCGGAAATTTTATCGGCCGGAGTTTGCAGAAGAGGAAAACGGGGGAAAATGGGAATCGAGGGGAGAAAGAGAATTATTTTATAGTTTTGAAGAGATTGAGTTTGCAGCTGAATCAGTTATGCATAAATGTCGTGTGCATTTTGTTCCACCAAACAAAACGATCCCGAATGTTCGAGAATATCCTGGTTTTTTTGTTGAGAAGGCTTACGATGCAAAATCAAAGAGACTGTGTGGGATACTTGATGTAGGGCATGGAGATAGTAGACAACTTGAACTTTTTGTGCTTGTTCAAAAAACAATCGATCGGATCCCTAATTGGCCTATCAAGTCGTAA
- the LOC111901090 gene encoding uncharacterized protein LOC111901090: MSEQEDTVLVSPEEYNMKPSVAIIKDIRETRDGRIMVTGRRFYRPEIAVNEDGGKWGSEEERELFYSFDEIEFAAESVMHKCRVHFVPPNKTIPNVREYPGFFVEKVYDAKLKRLCGIVDVGYGDNKQHELFGLVQKTIDRIPSWPLKL, encoded by the exons ATGTCTGAACAGGAGGATACCGTGCTTGTTAGTCCGGAAGAATATAACATGAAGCCCTCTGTAGCTATTATTAAG GATATTCGAGAAACGAGAGATGGGAGGATTATGGTGACTGGTCGGAGGTTTTATCGACCCGAGATTGCAGTAAATGAAGATGGAGGAAAGTGGGGGTCCGAGGAAGAAAGGGAACTATTTTATAGTTTTGATGAGATAGAGTTTGCAGCTGAGTCAGTTATGCATAAGTGTCGGGTGCATTTTGTTCCACCAAACAAAACGATCCCGAATGTTCGAGAATATCCTGGTTTTTTTGTTGAAAAGGTTTACGATGCAAAATTAAAGAGATTGTGTGGGATAGTCGATGTAGGTTATGGAGACAACAAGCAACATGAGCTTTTTGGGCTTGTTCAGAAAACAATCGATCGGATCCCTAGTTGGCCTCTCAAGTTGTAA
- the LOC111901133 gene encoding uncharacterized protein LOC111901133 translates to MGKKGSSTAISGPQMSVTIREASTGKKQTNAKSSLKLQHIKNLAMWATHDASIPSLGAFFSHHFAASSEALATPVDPSLFICQRCETILHPGYNCTIRIEKNKQKARHKGKKASHYPQNNIVYTCHFCMHKNMKRGTPRNTNPPKPKPNTILDPLGSTDKGKMGILVKNDSDPAIPTLTLLESKKKRNRSGDKKKVANDQNAEKSVNASTNRKRRKSWTSLKEIAENNDNDNRLKLMNITIPFSME, encoded by the exons ATGGGCAAGAAAGGATCCTCCACTGCAATTTCTGGACCTCAAATGTCAGTCACAATCAGAGAAGCTTCAACAGGGAAGAAACAAACAAATGCTAAATCTTCATTAAAACTACAACATATAAAGAATCTTGCAATGTGGGCCACTCATGATGCATCCATACCTTCATTGGGTGCCTTTTTTAGTCACCATTTTGCTGCTTCTTCTGAGGCTTTGGCAACACCAGTTGATCCATCCTTGTTTATTTGTCAAAG ATGTGAAACTATACTTCATCCTGGCTACAATTGTACAATCCGAATTGAAAAAAACAAGCAAAAAGCTCGACACAAAGGCAAGAAAGCTTCTCATTATCCTCAAAACAACATTGTCTACACTTGTCATTTTTGTATGCACAAAAATATGAAAAGAGGCACTCCAAGAAACACAAATCCACCAAAACCCAAACCAAACACTATACTAGATCCACTGGGGTCTACTGACAAGGGTAAAATGGGTATTTTAGTAAAAAACGACTCTGATCCAGCAATTCCAACATTGACATTGTTGGAGTCCAAGAAGAAGAGGAATAGGTCAGGGGATAAGAAGAAAGTGGCAAATGATCAAAATGCAGAAAAATCAGTGAATGCATCTACTaatagaaaaagaagaaaatcttGGACTAGTTTGAAGGAGATTGCTGAAAATAATGACAATGATAATCGCCTGAAGTTGATGAACATAACAATCCCATTTTCAATGGAGtaa